In Vicinamibacterales bacterium, the DNA window CGGACGTACGCCGCAGCTCCGATGGCTGGCGGGTACTGGAACAGCAGCGTCTGGGCGTCAGGATCGTCGGCGTCGGGTTCCAGCTTCCATCGGTCGGTCGAGGGCTGCAGGTGCCGGATCTCCTGTTCAAGCGCCGGGCCGAGTACCTGACGGATGTGGTGCTGCGACGCGAGCATCAGGGCTTCGAGCCGCTTTCCGCGCTGCTTGTTGCTGGAAGCGCCCTCAGGAGCGAGAGCGCCGCCGAATCCCAGGAACTCGCGGTCGATGACGATGTCGATGTCCTCGGAGAAGCGCTCGATCAGCTTCCAGCCCTTGGAGAGTGACGTACCGCCTTTGAATGTCAGGTGCGGCCCAGACGAGGGCAGGCGGAACAGGGTGCGGAGTGTCCAGCACACCCAGAGGTCCTTCTCCACGCTGCCGGCGCTGAGCCCGAGTCGTCGGCCCGCCTCTTCGTAGATGACGCGCTGGCGTTCGATAGGCTGCGTGAGGAAAGCATCCATCACTGCACCGAGGAGGTCGCAACTCTGCGCATGACGTCGCCGACCCACGTGGGCGCGTAGCGGAGGTCCTGCTGAAGCTGGCGCTTGTCGGCGTCGGACAGCCGGCGGCGGAGTGTCGCCACCACCTGGTCATCGACATGGTCCCGGCCGAGCCAGCGCACCGCCTGGATGACGGTACCGCTGATTCGGCCGGCTGTTGCCATCTGCCGGGGCGTGGTGTGCCTCAGGATGATCTGCTGTCGGCCAAGCTGCACCCGACGTGACCGGCCGTCGGTCAGAAACGTGAGCCGGACGGGCACCTGATCCGATAAGCCCAGGAGGTTCGCGGCGTGCGCCCCGCTCGCCTGGAGTCGCGCGCCGTCACGCCCGGCCAGGGCCGAGGCCACAGCGTCCGGCGAGGGTGAGAGGTCGCCGA includes these proteins:
- a CDS encoding nucleotidyl transferase AbiEii/AbiGii toxin family protein, which produces MDAFLTQPIERQRVIYEEAGRRLGLSAGSVEKDLWVCWTLRTLFRLPSSGPHLTFKGGTSLSKGWKLIERFSEDIDIVIDREFLGFGGALAPEGASSNKQRGKRLEALMLASQHHIRQVLGPALEQEIRHLQPSTDRWKLEPDADDPDAQTLLFQYPPAIGAAAYVR
- a CDS encoding DUF6088 family protein, translating into MLERIRRHGPGTVFTPADFVDLGPRNAVDLALSRNARAGTIRKLARGVYDLPRRDARLGDLSPSPDAVASALAGRDGARLQASGAHAANLLGLSDQVPVRLTFLTDGRSRRVQLGRQQIILRHTTPRQMATAGRISGTVIQAVRWLGRDHVDDQVVATLRRRLSDADKRQLQQDLRYAPTWVGDVMRRVATSSVQ